One genomic segment of Rhinolophus sinicus isolate RSC01 linkage group LG11, ASM3656204v1, whole genome shotgun sequence includes these proteins:
- the PHAF1 gene encoding phagosome assembly factor 1 → MLDLEVVPERSLGNEQWEFTLGMPLAQAVAILQKHCRIIKNVQVLYSEQSPLSHDLILNLTQDGIKLLFDAFNQRLKVIEVYDLTKVKLKYCGVHFNSQAIAPTIEQIDQSFGATHPGVYNSAEQLFHLNFRGLSFSFQLDSWTEAPKYEPNFAHGLASLQIPHGATVKRMYIYSGNSLQDTKAPVMPLNCFLGNVYAESVDVLRDGTGPSGLRLRLLAAGCGPGLLADAKMRVFERSVYFGDSCQDVLSMLGSPHKVFYKSEDKMKIHSPSPHKQVPSKCNDYFFNYFTLGVDILFDANTHKVKKFVLHTNYPGHYNFNIYHRCEFKIPLAIKKENAEGQTETCTTYSKWDNIQELLGHPVEKPVVLHRSSSPNNTNPFGSTFCFGLQRMIFEVMQNNHIASVTLYGPPRPGAHLRTAELP, encoded by the exons GAATGCCTCTGGCTCAGGCAGTAGCCATTCTTCAGAAGCACTGTCGCATCATCAAAAATGTCCAGGTTCTCTACAGTGAACAG TCTCCTCTAAGCCATGACCTCATCCTTAACCTGACTCAGGACGGGATCAAACTACTGTTTGATGCTTTCAATCAGAGACTTAAG gtgattGAAGTATATGACTTGACTAAAGTAAAGTTAAAATATTG tggAGTACATTTTAACTCTCAGGCCATAGCTCCCACCATTGAGCAGATTGACCAGTCTTTTGGTGCAACCCATCCTGGAG TATACAACTCCGCGGAGCAGCTCTTCCACCTCAACTTCAGAGGactgtctttctcttttcagttaGACTCATGGACAGAGGCTCCCAAGTACGAG CCCAATTTTGCCCATGGTCTAGCTTCTCTCCAGATACCCCACGGAGCAACTGTGAAACGAATGTACATCTACAGTGGAAATAGCCTACAGGATACCAA GGCTCCTGTGATGCCCCTGAACTGTTTCCTGGGCAATGTGTATGCTGAGAGTGTAGATGTTCTTCGAGATGGAACTGGACCCTCAGGTTTACGACTTCGCCTACTTGCCGCAG GTTGTGGGCCTGGCCTGTTAGCAGATGCCAAGATGCGGGTATTTGAACGTTCAGTGTATTTTGGTGATTCCTGCCAAGATGTTCTTAGCATGCTTGGCTCTCCACACAAAGTCTTCTATAAGTCAGAAGATAAG ATGAAAATTCATTCTCCTTCCCCTCATAAGCAAGTTCCATCCAAGTGCAATGACTACTTTTTTAACTACTTCACTCTTGGAGTG GACATCCTCTTCGACGCGAATACACACAAAGTGAAGAAGTTTGTCCTTCACACCAATTACCCTgggcattataattttaatat TTATCACCGTTGTGAGTTCAAGATCCCACTAGCCATAAAGAAAG AAAACGCAGAAGGTCAGACAGAAACATGCACGACCTACAGCAAG TGGGACAATATTCAGGAGCTCCTGGGTCACCCTGTGGAGAAGCCTGTTGTCCTGCACAG GTCCTCCTCCCCAAACAACACCAATCCATTTGGCTCCACATTCTGCTTTGGTCTTCAGCGGATGATCTTTGAG GTCATGCAGAATAACCACATTGCCTCGGTGACCCTGTATGGCCCCCCCAGGCCTGGTGCCCATCTGAGAACAGCAGAGCTCCCTTAG